In the genome of Luteitalea pratensis, the window GCTCGTGCTGACCTTGGCGCTTCACGGGGCGCAGCAGGCGCCCGAAGGGTTCCGGCTCGTCTGGCAGGACGAGTTCGATCATGACGGCCCGCCAGACCCGACCAGGTGGAACTACGACGTCGGCGGGCACGGCTGGGGCAACAAGGAGCCGCAGTTCTACACGCAGCGTCGCCCCGAAAACGCGCGGGTGGAAGGCGGACACCTCGTGATCGAGGCGAGGCACGAACCGTGGCAGGGGGCGCCGTACACGTCGGCGCGGCTGGTCACCAGGGGGAAGGGTGACTGGACGTATGGCCGCGTCGAGGTACGCGCGCAACTGCCGCGCGGTCGAGGCTCCTGGCCGGCCATCTGGATGCTGCCCACCACGACCGCGCCGATGCGATGGCCAGACGATGGCGAGATCGACATCATGGAGCACGTGGGCTTCGACCACGGCGCCGTGCACGCGTCGGTGCACACGAAGGCCTATCACCACAGCATCGGCACCCAGAAGACCGCGAAGGTCGCCATTCCGGATCTGGCCGAGGCCTTTCACGTCTACGCGCTCGACTGGGACCACGACCGCATCCGTATGTCGGTCGACGGTCGCGAGTACTTCGCCTTCGCGCGTGAGTCCGGCGACACGCGTGTCTGGCCGTTCGACGGACCGTTCCACCTCCTGCTGAACGTGGCGGTCGGTGGAGCGTGGGGCGGCCAGCAGGGGATCGACGAGTCGTCGTTACCGTACCGGTTGCGGGTCGACTACGTCCGCGTGTACCAGC includes:
- a CDS encoding glycoside hydrolase family 16 protein, with product MTRAIRLSAWCGALVLTLALHGAQQAPEGFRLVWQDEFDHDGPPDPTRWNYDVGGHGWGNKEPQFYTQRRPENARVEGGHLVIEARHEPWQGAPYTSARLVTRGKGDWTYGRVEVRAQLPRGRGSWPAIWMLPTTTAPMRWPDDGEIDIMEHVGFDHGAVHASVHTKAYHHSIGTQKTAKVAIPDLAEAFHVYALDWDHDRIRMSVDGREYFAFARESGDTRVWPFDGPFHLLLNVAVGGAWGGQQGIDESSLPYRLRVDYVRVYQRLAK